A region of Armatimonadia bacterium DNA encodes the following proteins:
- a CDS encoding SGNH/GDSL hydrolase family protein, whose product MTWLPVLPIAAVVCLLWLVPEPTEAAEPELTWVDAQTLTVEGKGWTATEAFYDRLPAKAKGVVREPVWNLSRNSAGLCVRFQTTAETLHVKWEVTGGLAMPHMPATGVSGVDLYAKTDTGWRFVANGRPIAPANEATFSPGKAPELCLYLGLYNTTKSVQIGVPAGQTVTPAPVRGKPVVFYGTSITQGGCASRPGMAYTNIVGRKLGVPTINLGFSGNGQSEPEMADLLGEIDASVYVLDALWNMSPDLVKERIAPFVRKLRAARPDTPILLAEDCSIRKVPTAKGLILRDIFAQLQKEGVTNLYFVSAEGMMGPDDEGTVDGCHATDLGFTYQAKVFTDALRPVLGL is encoded by the coding sequence GTGACGTGGTTGCCTGTACTGCCGATAGCCGCTGTCGTCTGTCTACTCTGGCTCGTTCCTGAGCCGACCGAGGCCGCTGAGCCCGAGCTTACCTGGGTGGATGCCCAGACGCTGACGGTCGAGGGCAAGGGCTGGACCGCTACCGAGGCCTTCTACGACCGCCTGCCCGCCAAGGCGAAGGGCGTCGTTCGCGAGCCCGTCTGGAACCTGAGCCGGAACAGCGCCGGCCTGTGCGTCCGCTTCCAGACCACGGCCGAGACGCTGCACGTCAAGTGGGAGGTCACCGGCGGTCTGGCGATGCCGCACATGCCCGCGACCGGTGTGAGCGGAGTCGACCTCTACGCGAAGACCGATACCGGCTGGCGCTTCGTAGCCAACGGCCGACCGATCGCTCCGGCCAACGAGGCCACCTTCAGCCCCGGCAAGGCGCCCGAGCTGTGCCTGTACCTGGGGCTCTACAACACCACCAAGTCAGTGCAGATCGGCGTTCCGGCCGGGCAGACAGTGACGCCGGCGCCAGTGCGGGGCAAGCCGGTGGTCTTCTACGGCACCTCGATCACCCAGGGCGGTTGCGCCTCGCGACCGGGCATGGCCTACACCAACATCGTCGGCCGCAAGCTCGGCGTACCGACCATCAACCTCGGCTTCTCGGGCAATGGCCAGAGTGAGCCGGAGATGGCCGACCTCCTGGGCGAGATCGACGCCTCGGTCTACGTCCTCGATGCGCTGTGGAACATGTCGCCGGACCTCGTGAAGGAGCGCATCGCACCCTTCGTGCGCAAGCTCCGGGCGGCTCGTCCTGATACGCCGATCCTCCTTGCGGAGGACTGCTCCATCCGCAAGGTCCCGACCGCCAAGGGCCTGATCCTGCGCGACATCTTCGCGCAGCTCCAGAAGGAGGGCGTGACGAACCTCTACTTCGTCTCCGCCGAGGGCATGATGGGGCCCGACGATGAGGGAACGGTCGACGGCTGCCACGCCACCGACCTGGGCTTCACGTACCAGGCCAAGGTGTTCACCGACGCCCTGCGGCCGGTACTGGGACTCTAG